In Mesoplodon densirostris isolate mMesDen1 chromosome 5, mMesDen1 primary haplotype, whole genome shotgun sequence, a single window of DNA contains:
- the POLR2H gene encoding DNA-directed RNA polymerases I, II, and III subunit RPABC3 isoform X1, producing the protein MAGILFEDIFDVKDIDPEGKKFDRVSRLHCESESFKMDLILDVNIQIYPVDLGDKFRLVIASTLYEDGTLDDGEYNPTDDRPSRADQFEYVMYGKVYRIEGDETSTEAATRLSAYVSYGGLLMRLQGDANNLHGFEVDSRVYLLMKKLAF; encoded by the exons ATGGCGGGCATCCTGTTTGAGGATATTTTTGATGTAAAAGACATTGATCCGGAGGGCAAAAAGTTTGACCGAG TGTCTCGACTGCATTGTGAGAGTGAATCTTTCAAGATGGACCTCATATTAGATGTAAACATTCAGATTTACCCTGTAGACTTGG GTGACAAGTTCCGGTTGGTCATAGCCAGTACTTTGTATGAAGATGGTACTCTGGATGATGGTGAATACAACCCTACAGATGACAGGCCTTCCAG GGCTGACCAATTTGAGTATGTAATGTATGGGAAAGTGTACAGGATTGAGGGAGATGAAACTTCTACTGAAGCAGCAACACGCCT CTCTGCCTACGTGTCCTATGGGGGCCTGCTCATGAGGCTGCAGGGTGATGCCAACAATCTGCATGGATTTGAAGTGGATTCCCGAGTTTATCTGCTGATGAAGAAACTGGCCTTCTGA
- the POLR2H gene encoding DNA-directed RNA polymerases I, II, and III subunit RPABC3 isoform X3, translated as MDLILDVNIQIYPVDLGDKFRLVIASTLYEDGTLDDGEYNPTDDRPSRADQFEYVMYGKVYRIEGDETSTEAATRLSAYVSYGGLLMRLQGDANNLHGFEVDSRVYLLMKKLAF; from the exons ATGGACCTCATATTAGATGTAAACATTCAGATTTACCCTGTAGACTTGG GTGACAAGTTCCGGTTGGTCATAGCCAGTACTTTGTATGAAGATGGTACTCTGGATGATGGTGAATACAACCCTACAGATGACAGGCCTTCCAG GGCTGACCAATTTGAGTATGTAATGTATGGGAAAGTGTACAGGATTGAGGGAGATGAAACTTCTACTGAAGCAGCAACACGCCT CTCTGCCTACGTGTCCTATGGGGGCCTGCTCATGAGGCTGCAGGGTGATGCCAACAATCTGCATGGATTTGAAGTGGATTCCCGAGTTTATCTGCTGATGAAGAAACTGGCCTTCTGA
- the POLR2H gene encoding DNA-directed RNA polymerases I, II, and III subunit RPABC3 isoform X2 — MAGILFEDIFDVKDIDPEGKKFDRVSRLHCESESFKMDLILDVNIQIYPVDLGDKFRLVIASTLYEDGTLDDGEYNPTDDRPSSSAYVSYGGLLMRLQGDANNLHGFEVDSRVYLLMKKLAF, encoded by the exons ATGGCGGGCATCCTGTTTGAGGATATTTTTGATGTAAAAGACATTGATCCGGAGGGCAAAAAGTTTGACCGAG TGTCTCGACTGCATTGTGAGAGTGAATCTTTCAAGATGGACCTCATATTAGATGTAAACATTCAGATTTACCCTGTAGACTTGG GTGACAAGTTCCGGTTGGTCATAGCCAGTACTTTGTATGAAGATGGTACTCTGGATGATGGTGAATACAACCCTACAGATGACAGGCCTTCCAG CTCTGCCTACGTGTCCTATGGGGGCCTGCTCATGAGGCTGCAGGGTGATGCCAACAATCTGCATGGATTTGAAGTGGATTCCCGAGTTTATCTGCTGATGAAGAAACTGGCCTTCTGA